In one Rutidosis leptorrhynchoides isolate AG116_Rl617_1_P2 chromosome 8, CSIRO_AGI_Rlap_v1, whole genome shotgun sequence genomic region, the following are encoded:
- the LOC139862782 gene encoding vacuolar protein sorting 38-like → MEPKKKTKIIQWEDYQHELARFSSLSSALEETNRFKYLIQEKLNTILKLEVDSLSRKNELDELRDKLESRKRMMKNMSMRSKVVREKAKKQDERLNAEIRPLLVAGTALSVARKRLQEANKSLAGDKGYVHLQTLQKLLRARQQVLASQISLLYPVKALTGHTRQQELESHVSTNRSVNPKEATSWTILGMHLNARPFTKMNFLTDKIELLRSATALGYIAHAVSLITLYMEIPLRYPIRLGASKTYICDYAPSVETIFDLTSTSPSKPTKFPLFLDCQDTTRSDYALFLLNKDLEQLLNCIGVESLGPRHVLANFKELLDKTISREHIPT, encoded by the exons ATGGAaccaaagaagaaaacgaagatcatCCAATGGGAAGATTATCAACACGAGCTTGCTCGTTTTTCGAGTCTTTCGTCCGCCCTTGAAGAAACTAATCGGTTCAAGTATTTGATCCAAGAGAAACTTAATACAATTCTAAAG TTAGAAGTAGACTCGTTATCCCGGaaaaatgagttggatgagttgcggGATAAACTGGAATCTCGAAAACGGATGATGAAAAACATGTCGATGCGTTCAAAAGTTGTAAGAGAGAAAGCAAAGAAGCAGGATGAGCGACTTAACGCCGAGATTAGACCTCTTTTGGTAGCTGGTACTGCTCTTTCTGTTGCTCGTAAGCGGTTACAG GAAGCAAATAAATCATTGGCTGGAGATAAAGGGTATGTTCATCTACAGACTTTACAAAAGTTGCTGAGAGCGAGACAACAAGTTTTGGCGTCACAAATTTCACTGCTATATCCTGTAAAAGCGCTGACTGGACATACACGTCAGCAAGAACTTGAATCACATGTCAGCACTAACAGGTCAG TGAACCCAAAAGAAGCAACGTCTTGGACTATTTTGGGTATGCAtttgaatgctcggccttttacaAAGATGAACTTTCTAACCGATAAAATAGAGCTTTTGAGGTCGGCAACTGCTCTCGGTTATATTGCACAT GCGGTTTCATTAATCACTTTATATATGGAAATTCCTTTACGCTACCCTATACGATTAGGAGCATCTAAAACATATATATGTGACTATGCACCTTCAGTTGAAACCATATTTGATTTGACATCAACTTCACCTTCAAAACCGACGAAATTCCCACTGTTCTTGGATTGTCAAGACACAACAAGATCAGATTATGCACTATTCCTACTTAACAAG GACTTAGAGCAGCTACTCAACTGTATTGGCGTCGAGAGTTTAGGACCACGTCACGTGCTGGCTAATTTTAAAGAGTTGCTAGATAAAACAATATCTCGAGAACATATTCCTACGTAA